The Pseudosulfitobacter pseudonitzschiae genome includes a region encoding these proteins:
- a CDS encoding sugar-transfer associated ATP-grasp domain-containing protein produces MNMQTHPQKALLAAPPNPAPAASQTMIEVARKHGVSPVRQMREMWTLKRGPGKLEGHEYHATGVYVPDMAMDDKKTYVGRIGSYNINVRLSPPKLTETRAFLRDKVMYTALLTQLSLPTTTTQAVVSARRVFGAIPALRNPDAVAQFLQNEAVYPIFAKPCEGAGSVGSALITGLDRGAGLLHLGNGRDVGLDSFAHEIFHDYPEGFILQSAIRQHPDMAAMTGDAVGTLRIVTLRDAHGVSMLYTVWKVPSPKAMSDNFWQAGSMVAEVDDTGRVVRCNKGSGLSAEWIDMHPVSQRPFAGFQIPHWDQVQHVAQQAHMMFPEFGIVGWDMAVGPQGPVIVECNDNPFHTLYQLATGRGILNTDFTPKLDAAAAESQAILRGKVAIFQAREKAKKRKA; encoded by the coding sequence ATGAATATGCAAACCCACCCGCAAAAGGCGCTTTTGGCGGCCCCGCCAAACCCTGCACCCGCCGCCAGCCAGACTATGATCGAAGTGGCCCGCAAACACGGGGTCAGCCCGGTGCGGCAAATGCGCGAGATGTGGACGCTGAAACGTGGCCCCGGCAAGCTTGAAGGTCACGAATACCACGCCACTGGTGTTTATGTGCCTGACATGGCGATGGATGACAAAAAGACTTATGTGGGTCGTATCGGCAGCTATAATATCAATGTGCGCCTGTCGCCTCCCAAGCTGACGGAAACCCGTGCGTTTCTGCGCGACAAGGTGATGTATACCGCATTGTTGACACAGTTGAGCTTGCCCACAACCACCACGCAAGCGGTGGTGTCTGCACGTCGTGTGTTTGGTGCGATTCCAGCGCTGCGCAACCCTGACGCTGTGGCGCAGTTTTTGCAAAATGAAGCTGTCTATCCGATCTTTGCCAAACCTTGCGAAGGCGCGGGCAGTGTCGGATCAGCCCTGATCACCGGTCTGGATCGTGGCGCGGGCCTGCTGCATCTGGGCAATGGCCGCGATGTGGGTCTGGACAGTTTTGCCCACGAGATTTTCCACGACTATCCAGAAGGGTTCATCCTGCAATCAGCGATCCGCCAGCATCCCGATATGGCCGCCATGACGGGTGATGCGGTTGGCACATTGCGGATTGTCACGCTGCGGGATGCGCATGGTGTTTCAATGCTGTATACCGTATGGAAGGTGCCCTCACCAAAGGCGATGTCCGACAATTTCTGGCAGGCAGGCAGCATGGTCGCCGAGGTCGACGACACAGGGCGCGTGGTGCGTTGCAACAAGGGCAGCGGCTTGAGCGCCGAGTGGATCGACATGCATCCGGTGTCGCAGCGTCCCTTTGCGGGGTTTCAGATCCCCCACTGGGATCAGGTCCAGCACGTCGCGCAACAGGCGCATATGATGTTCCCTGAATTTGGTATCGTCGGGTGGGACATGGCCGTTGGACCACAAGGTCCGGTGATCGTGGAATGTAACGACAACCCGTTCCATACGCTGTACCAGTTGGCCACGGGGCGCGGCATCCTGAACACAGACTTTACCCCAAAGCTGGACGCGGCGGCGGCAGAGTCTCAGGCAATCCTGCGCGGCAAGGTCGCAATCTTTCAGGCGCGCGAAAAGGCCAAGAAGCGCAAAGCGTGA
- the lysA gene encoding diaminopimelate decarboxylase, translating into MDHFLYRNGALYAEDVPVADIAAAVGTPFYVYSTATLLRHYHLFDEALEGMDHMVCYAMKAASNQAILKTLGDAGAGMDVVSGGEYRRARAAGVPGERIVFSGVGKTADEMRTALEGGIRQFNVESEPEMEMLSAVAVSMGKVAPITIRVNPDVDAKTHAKIATGKSENKFGIPIARARAVYAHAANLAGLEVIGIDVHIGSQLTDLTPFEAAYQKVADLTVQLRADGHTIRRLDLGGGLGIPYERSNAAPPLPTDYGAMVKRTLGHLECEVEIEPGRLIAGNAGLMVSKVIYVKSGEGRDFLILDGAMNDLIRPAMYDAYHDIIPVVEPEAGTEQQPYDVVGPVCESGDTFAKRRMMPALAADDLVAFRSAGAYGAVMSSEYNSRPLIPEVLVKGDQFAVIRSRPTFDEMINRDTIPEWV; encoded by the coding sequence ATGGATCATTTTCTGTATCGCAATGGCGCTTTGTACGCCGAGGATGTCCCGGTGGCCGACATTGCCGCCGCCGTTGGCACACCGTTTTATGTCTATTCCACCGCCACCCTGTTGCGCCATTACCACCTGTTCGACGAGGCGCTCGAGGGTATGGACCACATGGTGTGCTACGCGATGAAGGCGGCCAGCAATCAGGCCATCCTCAAGACTTTGGGCGATGCAGGGGCGGGCATGGACGTGGTCTCGGGCGGGGAATACCGCCGCGCGCGCGCCGCAGGCGTGCCGGGCGAGCGGATCGTGTTCAGCGGTGTCGGCAAGACGGCGGACGAAATGCGCACAGCGCTTGAGGGTGGCATTCGCCAGTTCAATGTCGAATCCGAGCCGGAAATGGAAATGCTCAGCGCTGTGGCTGTCAGCATGGGCAAGGTGGCTCCGATCACCATCCGCGTAAATCCTGACGTTGATGCAAAAACACATGCCAAAATTGCCACCGGCAAATCCGAGAACAAATTCGGCATTCCCATCGCTCGTGCCCGCGCGGTCTATGCCCATGCGGCCAACCTTGCGGGGCTTGAGGTGATCGGCATCGACGTACACATCGGCAGCCAACTGACCGATCTGACCCCGTTCGAGGCCGCCTATCAGAAGGTTGCAGACCTGACCGTGCAACTGCGCGCGGATGGTCACACTATCCGCCGTCTGGATCTGGGGGGCGGTCTGGGCATCCCGTATGAGCGGTCGAACGCGGCCCCGCCGTTGCCGACGGATTATGGCGCGATGGTCAAGCGTACGCTGGGACATCTGGAGTGCGAGGTCGAGATCGAGCCGGGCCGTCTGATCGCGGGCAATGCGGGTTTGATGGTCAGCAAGGTGATCTATGTGAAATCCGGCGAAGGCCGCGATTTCCTGATCCTTGACGGTGCGATGAACGACCTGATCCGGCCTGCGATGTATGACGCTTATCATGACATCATACCAGTTGTTGAGCCCGAGGCGGGAACCGAACAGCAACCTTATGATGTGGTTGGGCCCGTTTGCGAATCCGGTGACACCTTTGCCAAGCGGCGGATGATGCCGGCGCTGGCTGCGGATGATCTTGTGGCATTCCGCAGTGCCGGTGCCTATGGCGCCGTCATGAGCAGCGAGTATAATTCGCGGCCCCTGATACCGGAAGTTCTGGTGAAAGGTGATCAATTCGCGGTTATCCGCTCACGCCCGACCTTTGACGAAATGATAAATCGCGATACCATTCCCGAATGGGTGTGA